One genomic window of Bartonella sp. JB63 includes the following:
- the mgtE gene encoding magnesium transporter, protein MTEIKTTTRNLKDLPSEVLAEELKNLHFADSIDIINDLDIMERVTILSLLPLDYAIELFDKPELEKPAAILELLPMNLAVEILDGMSADAAADVFQEIDKATRTRLYALLKPLTRTELKKLTSYPDHTAGALMTTEFITVPANWTVKKTLDHIRDVERTRETVYTSYVIDPKTTTLLKAVSLRNLILASPDDKILNVSTHETPITISPFTHHEDIARLFQRHDLLSVPVIDDSNHVIGIVTVDDVLDSMVDEMSEDAYKFGGLEALDKPYMQINFFGMMKKRGGWLALLFMGEMLTASAMQYFETELEKVIALTLFIPLIMSSGGNSGSQATSLIIRALALRELTLKDWWKVIIREIPTGISLGILLGIIGIMRIAFWQQLGIYNYGEYWFFIAITVGAALVGIVTFGSLAGSMLPFILKRLQFDPASASAPFVATLVDVMGIIIYFSVASFVLSGILL, encoded by the coding sequence ATGACTGAAATCAAAACAACCACTCGCAATCTCAAAGACTTACCTTCTGAAGTTCTTGCTGAAGAATTAAAAAATCTTCATTTTGCTGACTCGATTGATATCATCAATGACCTTGATATTATGGAGCGGGTAACTATTCTCAGTCTTTTACCTCTTGATTATGCCATTGAACTTTTTGACAAACCGGAACTTGAAAAACCAGCAGCTATTCTTGAACTTTTGCCAATGAATCTTGCCGTTGAAATTCTTGATGGTATGTCTGCAGATGCCGCTGCAGATGTCTTCCAAGAAATCGATAAAGCAACTCGTACACGGCTTTATGCATTGCTAAAACCTTTAACTCGAACTGAATTAAAAAAACTTACCAGTTACCCTGATCATACAGCTGGTGCATTAATGACAACAGAGTTTATAACAGTACCAGCAAATTGGACTGTAAAAAAAACTTTAGATCATATTCGTGATGTTGAAAGAACACGCGAGACAGTTTACACAAGTTATGTAATCGATCCGAAAACAACTACTCTTCTCAAAGCTGTTTCTCTCCGTAATCTTATTCTTGCCTCACCTGATGACAAAATTTTAAATGTCTCCACACATGAAACACCTATCACAATATCACCTTTTACCCATCATGAAGATATTGCTCGCCTTTTTCAACGTCATGATCTTCTCTCTGTACCTGTTATCGATGACAGTAATCACGTTATCGGTATTGTAACAGTTGACGATGTACTTGACTCCATGGTCGATGAAATGAGTGAAGATGCTTATAAATTTGGTGGATTGGAAGCTTTAGATAAACCATATATGCAGATAAATTTTTTTGGAATGATGAAAAAACGCGGTGGCTGGCTGGCTTTACTCTTTATGGGTGAAATGTTGACAGCAAGTGCTATGCAATATTTCGAAACAGAACTTGAAAAAGTAATTGCCCTTACATTATTCATTCCTCTCATTATGAGTTCAGGAGGAAACTCTGGTTCACAAGCAACATCTCTTATTATTCGTGCACTAGCCTTACGGGAACTCACACTCAAAGACTGGTGGAAAGTTATCATTCGTGAGATCCCAACAGGCATATCTCTTGGTATTTTACTCGGAATCATAGGTATTATGCGAATTGCTTTCTGGCAACAACTCGGAATTTATAATTATGGTGAATATTGGTTTTTTATTGCTATAACTGTAGGAGCAGCTTTAGTTGGAATTGTTACATTCGGTTCCTTAGCCGGATCTATGTTACCCTTTATTCTTAAACGTTTACAATTTGACCCAGCAAGTGCTTCAGCTCCCTTTGTTGCAACCTTAGTAGATGTCATGGGCATTATAATCTACTTTTCTGTCGCCTCTTTTGTTTTATCTGGAATCTTGCTCTAA
- the typA gene encoding translational GTPase TypA, producing the protein MQLRNIAIIAHVDHGKTTLVDELLKQSGNFRDNQRTSERMMDSNDIEKERGITILAKVTSVVWKDTRINIVDTPGHADFGGEVERILNMVDGAIVLVDAAEGPMPQTKFVVGKALKVGLCPIVAINKIDRPDARAEEVVNEVFDLFAALDATDEQLDFPILYGSGRDGWMAALPEGPKDQGLNALFDLVIRHVPTPTIAEGPFRMIGTILEADPFLGRIITGRIHSGSIKPNQNVKVLGQDGKLLETGRISKILAFRGLERQPIEESAAGDIIAIAGLQKGTVADTFCDPSVNESLIAQPIDPPTVTMSFLVNDSPLAGTEGDKVTSRVIRDRLLKEAEGNVALKIEESADKDSFYVSGRGELQLAVLIENMRREGFELSVSRPRVVMQKDENGITLEPIEEVVIDVDEEYSGTIVQKMSERKGEMIELRPSGGNRVRLVFYAPTRGLIGYQSELLTDTRGTAIMNRLFHAYEPYKGEIGGRTNGVMISNDNGEAVAYALFNLEDRGPMMIDAGVKVYQGMIIGIHSRDNDLEVNVLKGKKLTNMRASGKDEAVKLSPPIKMTLERALSWIQDDELVEVTPKNIRLRKLYLDPNERKRFEKTRSSLV; encoded by the coding sequence ATGCAATTGCGTAATATTGCTATCATTGCCCACGTTGACCACGGTAAAACAACACTTGTAGACGAACTCCTCAAACAATCAGGAAATTTTCGTGATAATCAGCGCACAAGTGAGCGCATGATGGATTCAAATGATATCGAAAAAGAACGCGGTATTACAATTCTAGCAAAAGTAACATCTGTTGTTTGGAAAGATACCCGAATTAACATTGTTGATACTCCTGGTCACGCTGACTTTGGTGGTGAAGTAGAACGTATTCTTAATATGGTAGATGGAGCCATTGTTCTTGTTGATGCTGCTGAAGGCCCTATGCCGCAAACCAAATTTGTTGTTGGAAAAGCATTAAAAGTAGGATTATGTCCTATTGTTGCGATCAATAAAATTGATCGACCTGATGCTCGTGCTGAAGAAGTTGTCAATGAAGTTTTTGATCTTTTCGCTGCTCTTGATGCAACCGATGAACAACTTGATTTCCCCATTCTTTACGGGTCAGGTCGTGATGGATGGATGGCTGCATTACCTGAAGGACCAAAAGATCAAGGATTAAATGCCTTGTTTGATCTTGTAATTCGTCATGTCCCTACACCAACCATTGCTGAAGGACCGTTCCGCATGATCGGTACTATTCTTGAAGCAGATCCCTTTCTGGGACGAATCATTACAGGACGCATCCATTCAGGCTCAATTAAGCCCAATCAAAATGTTAAAGTTCTGGGACAAGATGGAAAACTTTTAGAAACTGGGCGTATTTCAAAAATTTTAGCATTCCGTGGACTAGAACGACAGCCTATCGAAGAGAGTGCTGCTGGGGATATTATAGCAATTGCAGGACTCCAAAAAGGAACTGTTGCTGATACCTTTTGTGATCCTTCCGTTAATGAATCTCTTATAGCTCAACCAATTGATCCCCCTACTGTCACTATGAGCTTTCTTGTAAATGATAGTCCCCTTGCTGGTACAGAAGGAGATAAGGTAACAAGTCGCGTTATCCGTGATCGTTTGTTAAAGGAAGCAGAAGGAAATGTCGCCCTTAAAATTGAGGAATCAGCCGATAAGGACTCCTTTTATGTTTCAGGACGAGGAGAATTACAACTTGCAGTTCTTATTGAAAATATGCGTCGTGAAGGATTTGAACTAAGTGTTTCACGACCACGCGTAGTAATGCAAAAAGATGAAAATGGAATAACTTTAGAACCAATTGAAGAAGTTGTGATTGATGTTGATGAAGAATATTCTGGAACTATTGTTCAAAAAATGTCAGAACGCAAAGGAGAAATGATTGAACTGCGTCCATCTGGTGGAAATCGTGTACGCCTTGTTTTTTACGCACCAACCCGCGGGCTTATTGGTTACCAATCTGAACTTTTAACTGATACACGTGGGACAGCAATTATGAATCGTCTTTTCCATGCCTACGAGCCTTATAAGGGAGAAATTGGTGGCCGTACCAATGGTGTAATGATTTCAAATGATAATGGTGAAGCCGTTGCTTATGCACTTTTCAATCTTGAAGATCGTGGTCCTATGATGATCGATGCTGGCGTTAAAGTTTATCAAGGTATGATTATTGGCATACACTCACGTGATAATGACTTAGAAGTAAATGTTTTAAAAGGAAAGAAGCTAACTAACATGCGCGCCTCTGGTAAAGATGAAGCCGTAAAATTGAGTCCTCCAATTAAAATGACCTTAGAACGTGCATTGTCATGGATACAAGATGATGAGCTGGTAGAAGTGACACCTAAAAATATTCGTCTACGTAAACTCTACCTAGACCCAAATGAACGTAAACGTTTCGAAAAAACACGTTCATCACTTGTTTGA
- the ppa gene encoding inorganic diphosphatase codes for MNINEIPVGKNPPEDVNVIIEVALGSQPIKYEMDKKSGSLFVDRFLHTPMVYPGNYGFIPHTLSEDGDPIDVLISNTRPLIPGCVINVYPIGVLMMEDDSGKDEKIIAVPAPKLTKRYVNVHNYTDLPEIILKQIEHFFGHYKDLEPGKWVKIEGWRDKDYALELIKKAIERNKK; via the coding sequence ATGAATATTAATGAAATACCTGTTGGCAAAAATCCGCCAGAAGACGTCAATGTTATCATTGAAGTTGCTCTTGGTAGCCAACCAATAAAATATGAAATGGATAAAAAGTCTGGATCATTATTTGTTGACCGTTTTCTTCATACACCAATGGTTTATCCTGGAAATTATGGCTTCATCCCGCATACACTTTCAGAAGATGGTGATCCCATTGACGTTCTCATCAGCAATACTCGCCCACTTATTCCAGGCTGTGTCATTAATGTATACCCAATCGGTGTTCTCATGATGGAAGATGATAGTGGTAAAGATGAAAAAATTATTGCCGTTCCTGCTCCAAAATTAACAAAACGCTATGTCAATGTTCATAATTATACAGATCTTCCCGAAATTATATTAAAACAAATTGAGCACTTTTTTGGACATTACAAAGATCTTGAACCTGGAAAATGGGTTAAAATTGAAGGCTGGCGTGATAAAGACTATGCACTTGAATTGATTAAAAAGGCTATTGAGCGCAATAAAAAATAA
- a CDS encoding DUF167 domain-containing protein — protein MFYRVDTHRLILFVRLIPKSSVDSVIKVEDRDDGKQHLIIRLRAIPENNKANKALIKFLAKQWKIPSSCILLGSGATSQYKQLYFSKYLKEIEQILQSFRNYDPIEKSKK, from the coding sequence ATGTTTTATCGAGTTGATACTCATCGTTTGATTTTATTTGTTCGTTTGATTCCGAAATCCTCAGTTGATAGTGTAATAAAGGTTGAAGATAGAGATGATGGGAAGCAGCATTTGATTATCCGTCTGCGTGCTATTCCCGAAAATAATAAGGCAAACAAAGCATTAATTAAATTTTTAGCGAAACAGTGGAAAATTCCATCATCCTGCATCTTACTTGGAAGTGGTGCAACATCACAGTATAAACAGCTTTATTTTTCAAAATATTTAAAAGAAATAGAGCAAATATTACAATCTTTTAGAAATTATGATCCTATAGAAAAATCAAAAAAATGA
- a CDS encoding YggT family protein gives MIYALLSVLDLIFSIYVTILIAHTIFSWLYTFNIINTRNTLVTMIGDFLYRTTEPVLRCIRRFLPNLGTIDISPIVVFMIIYFIRIFMWRAYAGMFL, from the coding sequence ATGATCTATGCTTTGCTTAGTGTGCTGGATTTGATATTTAGTATTTACGTTACTATTTTAATAGCTCACACTATTTTTTCTTGGCTTTATACATTTAATATTATCAATACACGGAATACCCTTGTTACTATGATAGGGGATTTTCTATATCGTACAACAGAACCAGTTCTGCGCTGTATTAGACGTTTTTTACCTAATCTTGGGACGATTGATATTTCACCTATTGTGGTCTTTATGATTATTTATTTTATTCGTATCTTTATGTGGCGTGCTTATGCAGGGATGTTTTTATAA
- a CDS encoding invasion associated locus B family protein: MKKIFNLFITFTLLSVSIAFAQNTKPTTKKFSEASLPNGASSLSETYGLWSVNCNLQEGKKVCFMYRQEVNDQNRVILAMNISSNSDGSLSGNLTVPFGILVSKPVRLQVDDGKNVIETSIRTCVPAGCVVPVSFDKSYVAALRAGKKLNLAMVVATPGEPALNDLFVQLTGFSDALNRFIALQM, from the coding sequence ATGAAAAAAATATTCAATTTGTTTATAACTTTTACACTTTTAAGTGTTTCTATTGCGTTTGCGCAGAATACAAAGCCAACTACAAAAAAATTTTCTGAAGCCTCATTGCCGAATGGCGCTTCTTCTTTATCTGAGACTTATGGTTTGTGGAGTGTTAACTGTAATCTACAGGAAGGAAAAAAAGTTTGCTTTATGTATCGCCAAGAAGTTAATGATCAGAATCGTGTCATATTAGCTATGAATATTTCTTCCAATTCCGATGGTTCTTTGTCAGGAAATTTGACAGTTCCTTTTGGTATTTTAGTTTCTAAGCCTGTTCGTTTACAAGTGGATGATGGGAAAAATGTTATTGAAACTAGTATTCGAACTTGCGTACCAGCAGGTTGTGTTGTTCCAGTAAGTTTTGACAAAAGTTATGTGGCAGCTTTACGTGCTGGAAAGAAGTTGAATTTAGCGATGGTAGTTGCTACTCCAGGGGAGCCAGCTCTGAATGATTTATTTGTGCAGTTAACTGGTTTTAGTGATGCACTTAACCGTTTTATTGCTTTGCAGATGTAA
- a CDS encoding RNA pyrophosphohydrolase, with product MDRIIAFKALPYRKCVGILVFNHEGKVWVGRRFMTISHAHVDMSKLWQLPQGGINQGEKPIDAARRELYEETGIKSVKLIKEAQDWFKYDFPQELMGHVLNNKYRGQTQKWFSFQFTGEISEIMINPPPDGNKVEFDQWKWVDLEELSSIVVSFKKYVYTQVVKEFRNSFRCL from the coding sequence ATGGATAGAATTATTGCTTTTAAAGCTCTCCCTTATCGGAAATGTGTTGGAATTCTTGTGTTTAATCATGAAGGTAAGGTTTGGGTTGGACGTCGTTTTATGACAATTTCTCATGCACACGTTGACATGTCTAAACTTTGGCAGTTGCCACAGGGGGGAATTAATCAGGGAGAAAAGCCAATAGATGCAGCACGGCGTGAACTTTATGAAGAAACAGGTATCAAGTCAGTTAAGTTAATTAAGGAAGCTCAAGATTGGTTTAAATATGATTTTCCACAAGAACTTATGGGACATGTTTTAAACAATAAATATCGTGGTCAAACACAAAAATGGTTTTCTTTTCAATTTACGGGAGAAATTTCTGAGATTATGATTAATCCACCACCTGATGGCAATAAGGTAGAGTTTGATCAATGGAAATGGGTTGATTTAGAAGAGCTTTCTTCAATTGTTGTTTCTTTTAAGAAATATGTTTATACACAAGTTGTGAAAGAGTTTCGGAATAGTTTTAGGTGTTTATAA
- a CDS encoding S41 family peptidase: MIRKVILSVAVMLLSAGSIIMVQSVSANNDSNTYKQLAIFGDVFERVRAHYVTVPNDKKLVENAINGMLSSLDPHSSYMDAEAAKDMRASTKGEFGGLGIEVTMEKNLLKVVSPIEDTPASKAGILAGDVISKIDGKQVNGQSLNEAVKQMRGNIGTPVTLTIIRSGVDKPFEIKVIRDVIKVKVVKYRIENDIGYLRLIQFSEQTFGDLQAAVKDIQSKISKDRLKGYVLDLRLNPGGLLEQAVSISGAFLNKGEIVSIRGRRKKDVTRFDARPGDLINGKPLIVLINGGSASASEIVAGALQDHRRATILGTQSFGKGSVQTIIPLGENGALRLTTALYYTPTGTSIQGTGITPDIIVEQPLPEKYKGYNVTLGESELQGHIRGKQESDKGSGSAAFVPKDPKDDVQLNEAYKLLRGEITHKAFPPDPHQDTLK; encoded by the coding sequence ATGATTCGTAAAGTTATTCTTTCGGTCGCTGTGATGTTGCTCAGCGCTGGTTCAATAATTATGGTGCAGTCTGTTTCTGCCAATAATGACAGTAATACTTATAAACAATTGGCTATATTTGGTGATGTATTTGAACGAGTGCGTGCGCACTATGTGACAGTTCCAAATGATAAAAAGCTTGTTGAAAATGCTATTAACGGTATGCTTTCTTCACTTGATCCCCATTCTTCTTATATGGATGCTGAAGCAGCAAAAGATATGCGAGCTTCTACTAAGGGAGAGTTTGGTGGTCTTGGTATTGAGGTGACCATGGAAAAGAACCTCCTTAAAGTTGTTTCCCCAATTGAAGATACGCCAGCTTCAAAAGCTGGTATTTTAGCAGGAGATGTTATTTCAAAGATTGATGGTAAACAGGTAAACGGTCAATCCTTGAATGAAGCTGTGAAGCAGATGAGAGGTAATATTGGTACACCGGTTACACTGACAATTATTCGTTCTGGTGTTGATAAACCATTTGAGATCAAAGTTATTCGTGATGTTATCAAGGTGAAGGTGGTTAAATATCGTATTGAAAATGATATTGGTTATTTAAGACTCATTCAATTTTCTGAACAGACTTTTGGTGATCTGCAAGCTGCAGTTAAAGATATTCAATCCAAAATTTCTAAAGATCGTTTAAAAGGATATGTGCTTGATTTACGCCTTAACCCTGGAGGACTCTTAGAACAAGCTGTTAGTATTTCAGGTGCTTTTCTTAATAAAGGTGAGATTGTATCAATTCGTGGTCGCAGAAAGAAAGATGTGACGAGATTTGATGCTAGACCAGGAGATTTAATTAATGGTAAACCTCTCATTGTACTTATTAATGGTGGTTCAGCAAGTGCTTCTGAAATTGTCGCAGGAGCTTTACAAGATCATCGCCGTGCTACAATTTTAGGAACGCAATCTTTTGGTAAGGGATCTGTTCAAACGATTATTCCTTTAGGTGAAAATGGAGCCTTACGTTTAACGACAGCACTTTATTATACACCAACTGGTACATCGATTCAAGGAACTGGGATCACACCTGATATTATTGTAGAGCAACCATTACCTGAAAAATATAAGGGTTATAATGTAACACTTGGTGAATCTGAGTTACAAGGACATATCAGAGGAAAACAAGAAAGTGATAAAGGTTCTGGTTCAGCCGCTTTTGTTCCTAAAGATCCTAAGGATGATGTGCAATTAAATGAAGCTTATAAGCTTTTACGAGGTGAGATAACGCATAAGGCATTTCCACCGGATCCTCATCAAGATACTTTAAAGTAA
- a CDS encoding murein hydrolase activator EnvC family protein has product MGMGISILHAEDIDSREVVRKTLQDIRNNISVSSEYIALLIQKVDRLKKDQRTLTDKLIKVAKIERNFANNVIEREKKLKQLLEQQMQVYQNLKNRRAEFAEILAILARAGLKLPPALIARPKDVLASIRSSILLGAVIPDMLEKTQDLTKSLKKLTDLNRVITTECANLKAKMQSQAEQLKHLEFLLGEKAKLQKRSEKELIMLRQKNITLIKKAQSLEELILELDHQAQSDSSLSEEMQKNLQLLERMDFKNKKGRLFLPVLGKKIQQFNNSSHVARFGEIIATEPAAVVVAPTDALVAFAGSFRSYGQLIILSVGNGYYIILIGMAKINVNQGQFVLSGEPIGMMGTQFLASTLALDIGKRTPMLYIEFRKHGRPVNPNPWWQTEQLKRNKNDS; this is encoded by the coding sequence ATGGGTATGGGGATATCTATATTGCATGCTGAAGATATAGACAGTCGTGAAGTAGTAAGAAAAACATTGCAGGATATTCGCAATAATATTTCTGTATCAAGTGAGTATATTGCTTTATTGATACAAAAAGTTGATCGCTTAAAAAAAGATCAACGTACTTTGACTGATAAACTTATAAAAGTTGCTAAAATAGAACGTAATTTCGCAAATAATGTTATTGAAAGAGAAAAAAAACTTAAACAACTTTTAGAACAACAGATGCAAGTGTATCAAAATTTAAAAAATCGTCGAGCTGAATTTGCAGAAATATTAGCCATTTTAGCGCGCGCAGGATTAAAACTGCCTCCTGCTCTTATAGCAAGACCTAAAGATGTTCTTGCTTCTATACGCAGCTCTATTTTATTGGGAGCAGTCATTCCTGATATGCTAGAAAAAACACAGGATTTAACAAAAAGTCTAAAAAAATTAACCGATTTAAACCGTGTAATTACTACAGAATGCGCGAATTTAAAAGCTAAAATGCAGAGTCAGGCTGAACAGCTTAAACATTTAGAGTTTTTATTAGGTGAAAAAGCGAAATTACAGAAAAGATCAGAAAAAGAGCTTATAATGCTGCGACAAAAAAATATTACTCTTATAAAAAAAGCTCAGTCTTTAGAAGAATTAATTTTAGAGCTTGATCATCAAGCACAATCCGATTCTTCTTTATCAGAAGAGATGCAAAAGAATTTACAATTATTAGAACGGATGGATTTTAAAAACAAAAAAGGTCGCTTATTTTTACCTGTTTTAGGAAAAAAAATTCAACAGTTTAATAATAGTTCGCATGTTGCACGCTTTGGTGAAATTATTGCAACAGAACCAGCAGCTGTGGTTGTTGCTCCTACTGACGCTCTTGTTGCTTTTGCTGGATCGTTCCGTTCTTATGGGCAATTAATCATTCTTAGTGTTGGAAATGGTTATTATATTATTCTTATCGGAATGGCTAAAATCAATGTAAATCAGGGACAGTTTGTTCTTTCAGGTGAACCTATTGGTATGATGGGAACGCAATTTCTTGCGAGTACTCTCGCATTAGATATAGGCAAAAGAACTCCAATGCTTTACATTGAGTTTAGAAAGCATGGAAGACCTGTGAATCCAAATCCTTGGTGGCAGACTGAACAATTGAAAAGGAACAAAAATGATTCGTAA
- the rlmH gene encoding 23S rRNA (pseudouridine(1915)-N(3))-methyltransferase RlmH, giving the protein MQISIFAVGRMKQGAEQVLVHRYLDRFSKSARAVGFHFGKMQEISESRAQTVCQRVEEEGKKLFESLPEKCRLIVLDERGKSISSFVFAEKLAFYRNEGVPDLILALGGPDGHSEQVRNRANFLLSFGFMTWPHQIARVLLTEQLYRAVTIISQHPYHRF; this is encoded by the coding sequence ATGCAAATTTCTATTTTTGCTGTTGGTCGTATGAAACAAGGTGCTGAACAAGTATTAGTTCACCGTTATTTGGATCGTTTTTCTAAAAGTGCTAGAGCTGTAGGGTTTCATTTTGGGAAAATGCAGGAAATATCAGAAAGTCGTGCTCAGACAGTCTGTCAGCGTGTAGAAGAAGAAGGGAAAAAACTTTTTGAGTCTTTGCCTGAAAAATGCCGATTGATTGTATTGGATGAGCGTGGAAAGTCGATATCATCATTTGTTTTTGCTGAAAAATTAGCATTTTATCGTAATGAAGGTGTTCCTGATTTGATACTTGCTTTAGGAGGACCTGATGGACATAGTGAACAGGTTAGAAATCGAGCTAATTTTCTTTTATCTTTTGGTTTTATGACATGGCCGCATCAAATTGCACGTGTATTACTTACAGAACAACTTTATAGGGCCGTAACAATCATTAGTCAGCACCCTTATCATCGTTTCTAA
- the rsfS gene encoding ribosome silencing factor, whose product MMRKDINLEKFVQKHCNIIATSAKEKCLSVTHGLKIILSSLEDIKAENVISIDLQGKSFLADYMVIASGYSQRHVSAITDHLLHVWKESGYGKARVEGMAGGNWVLIDTGDIIIHLFRPEIRTFYNLEKMWLDSGLDNIESVFVGDN is encoded by the coding sequence ATAATGAGAAAGGATATTAATCTGGAAAAATTTGTACAAAAACACTGTAATATTATTGCTACTTCGGCAAAAGAAAAATGCTTATCAGTTACTCATGGTCTTAAAATTATTCTCAGCAGTTTAGAAGATATAAAAGCAGAGAATGTTATTTCTATTGATTTGCAGGGGAAGTCTTTTTTGGCTGATTATATGGTTATTGCTTCTGGTTATTCGCAGCGTCATGTTTCGGCTATCACTGATCATCTTTTACATGTTTGGAAAGAAAGTGGATACGGTAAGGCAAGGGTAGAAGGAATGGCTGGAGGAAATTGGGTGCTGATTGATACAGGCGATATCATTATCCACCTTTTTCGTCCGGAAATTCGTACTTTTTATAATTTAGAAAAAATGTGGCTCGATTCAGGTTTGGATAATATTGAATCAGTTTTTGTTGGAGACAACTGA
- a CDS encoding nicotinate-nucleotide adenylyltransferase: MPHVEKSNVIGLFGGSFNPPHAGHILVAKTAILRLRLNQLWWMVTPRNPLKNCVQLPSLHRRMELSLELLNHPKIRVTGFERAIGSKISIDTISHIFTRHKGVYFVWIMGADNLATFHYWHRWHDIMSMLPVAIVNRPSVRMSALSSPMARTYRYFRVGERASTILPFMKPPAWIYLHGPLSFQSSTKIRLEGNNSS, encoded by the coding sequence ATACCACATGTTGAGAAGTCTAATGTTATTGGCCTTTTCGGTGGGTCCTTTAATCCACCGCATGCAGGTCATATTCTTGTTGCAAAGACTGCAATTTTGCGTTTGCGTCTTAACCAATTATGGTGGATGGTGACTCCGCGAAATCCTTTAAAAAATTGTGTACAATTGCCATCTTTACACCGGAGAATGGAGTTAAGTTTGGAACTTCTTAACCATCCAAAGATTCGCGTAACAGGTTTTGAGAGGGCTATAGGAAGCAAAATATCAATTGACACAATTTCTCATATTTTTACCCGCCATAAGGGAGTATATTTTGTGTGGATTATGGGGGCAGATAATTTAGCAACATTTCATTATTGGCATAGGTGGCATGATATCATGTCTATGCTTCCTGTCGCAATTGTTAACCGTCCTTCAGTACGTATGTCTGCGCTTTCTTCTCCTATGGCCAGAACTTATCGCTATTTTCGTGTGGGTGAGAGAGCAAGTACAATATTGCCTTTTATGAAACCACCTGCGTGGATTTATTTGCATGGACCTTTATCTTTTCAATCTTCAACGAAGATTCGTTTAGAAGGGAATAATTCTTCTTGA